The sequence CCCCTGACCAACGCCGACTGGCAGGAGCTGCTGCGGCTGGCGGTGGCCACCCTGGGCGACGTGAGCAGCGGCAGCCTGAATATCCGTCAGGGCGACACCTTTTTTATCCGGGCGGTGCAGGGCTATACGCCAGATCTGGTGGGCACGCCGCTGTCCGAGGTCTCGCAGGTCAGCTGGTATGGCCAGGGGCCAGAGGCGTGGCGCCGTGGGGTGCCGCGCGTGCGCCGCCGTCAGGATATCGGGCAGGTGTGGGCTGAGGCCGACGCCCGGCTGGGCACCGAGGAGCGCCAAGCTTTTGAGGAACTGGGCACCCGCAAGGCCCTCAAGGCCAGCCTGTGCCTGCCGGTGGTGCTGGGCGGCGAGGTCGTGGCCCACCTGAACCTGGAATCCACGGTGGCCGAGGACGCCTTTACCCAGACGGCCATTCAGGACGCCCAGGTGTTTGCCCAGCAGATGGCGGCGCTGCTGCAACTGCAGGAGCGCTGGCATGAACTTGAGCAGCTGGCGCGGCTGCACGGCGACCTGAATCTCAGCGCCGATGACCAGGCGGTGGCCGCTCAACTGGCCACGACGGCCCACGACCTGCTGCGCACCACCTCCACGCTGCTGCTGCGCTACGACGCGGCCCAGGACTGTCTGGTGCCGGCGGCGCAGGCCGGGCCTGCCCTGGGCCGACCCTCCACCCCGGCCCTGCTGCGCCGAGGCGACGGCTTGTCCTGGCAGGCGCTGGACAGTGGGCAGATTATTCGCGCTGACCGCCTGGCCGACGCCCCCGGCGCCCACCTGCAGCCGGACGGCAGTACCGCTGGCAGCGCGGTGATGGCCGTGCCGCTGCTCTCGCATGACCGTCAGCCGCTGGGCGCACTGTGCCTGCTGCGCCCGGCTGGCCGGCCCTTTCAGGCCACCGACGAGGCGCTGGCGGCCATGATCGCCTCGGTGGGCACCCGGGTGATGGAACGCGGCGCCCACCTGAGCGACCTGCGCGCCACCCTGGAAGCCTCGCTGAACATGCTGGGCGTGGCGCTGGAAGCCCGCGACCTGGAAACCCAGGGGCACACCCAGCGCGTGCGGGCGCTGGCGCAGCGCATGGGCGAAGCCCTGGCCCTGCCCGAAGAAGAGCTGACCGCCCTGCGCCACGGCGCCACCCTGCACGACATCGGCAAGCTGAGCGTGCCCGACACCATCCTGCTCAAGCCAGGCCGCCTGACCCCGGAAGAGCGGCGGGTCATGGAGCAGCACGCGCCGCTGGGCGCCGAACTGGTCTCGCGCATTCCCTTCCTGCACCCGCAGGCCCACGGGGTCGTGCGCTGGCACCACGAACGCTGGGACGGCGCCGGCTACCCTGACCGCCTGGCGGGCACCCAGATTCCGCTGCTGGCCCGCGTGTTTGCGCTGTGTGATGTCTACGACGCCCTGACCAGCGTGCGGCCCTACAAGGGCGCCATGACCCACGAACAGGCCCTGGGTATCATCATGGCCGGCAGCGGCAGCCAGTTTGACCCCGAATTGACCGTGCTGTTTGGGAAGGTGGTGCCGGCACCCGAAGGCGCACCCGGCGCGGGAATTCCAGCAGCGTAGAAGTTCAGCGTCCCCTGAGAGCAGCAGCCAGCGCCGTGGAGAGGATGATCCTTCATGCCGCTGGGGCGAGCAGACGGGCACAGAAAAGCGAGTCTCTGCGGCCCGCCAGCGCTCTTCGTGGGTCGTTGCCCGTCATCACGGCAACAGGAAAGCGCTGTGGGCGTCGGCTCTCCAGAGGCTTTATAGCTGCGCGTCTGGACCCGTCAGGCGCAGCGCGGCGGCGTGGAGCATCCGTACCCCGGCTTCCAGGCTGGCCTCGTCAATGGTGAAGCGCGGGTGGTGGTGTGGCCAGCGGCTGTCGGCCTCGTCGCTGCCCGAGCCGACGTTAAAGTACGCGCCCGGCGCCTTTTCCAGGTACGCGCTGAAGTCCTCGCCACCCATCGTGGGCCGGGCCTCGCGGAACTGCTCTGCGCCCACCACGTCCAGGGCGATGTCTTTCAGCTGCGCCGCCACCCAGTCGGTGTTAATCAGGGGGCGGTAACCAAATTCGTAGCGCAGGTCGTAAGTGGCGCCGTGGGCCTCGCAGACGCCCTTAATCACCCGCTCGATCAGCTGTGGGGCGCGCTCGCGCAGGGCCGGGTCGAAGGTCCGCACCGTGCCCATCAGCTCGGCGGTGTTGGGAATGACGTTGTGGGTCGTGCCACTGGCAAAGCGCGTGATGCTGACCACCAGCGCGTCCTGCGCGGCCACGTGGCGGCTGACCACATGCTGCAAGTTGGTGACCACCTGCGCGCCCACGGCGATGGGGTCCACCGTTTCTTCGGGGTGGGCGCCGTGGCCCCCCTTCCCGCGAATGGTCAGCTCAATCATGTCGGGGGCCGCCATGAAGGCGCCGGGCTTGACCGCCACCACACCAGCGGGCAGCTGGCTGTTCAGGTGCAGGCCCGTGACCACGTCCACGCCGCTCATCAGGTCGGTGTTCATGACCAGTTCCTCGGCCCCGCCTGGCCCAATTTCCTCGGCATGCTGGAAAATCATGCGCACTTCGCCGGGCACGTCCTGAGGATGCTCCGTGAGCAGTTTGGCAACGCCCAGCAAGATGGCCGTGTGTCCGTCATGGCCGCAGGCGTGCATGACGCCGGGGCGCGTGGAGGCGAACTCGAAGGTGTTTTCCTCGTGGATGGGCAGCGCGTCAATGTCGGCGCGCAGCAGCACGGTGCGGCCCGGCTGCCCGCCCTTCAGCACTGCCAGGACGCTGGTGGCGGTGGGCCGCGTGACCGTCAGGCCCGGCATCTGCTTCAGTTCGGCCTCAATGTAGGCCGACGTTTCGTGCTCCTGAAAGCCGACTTCTGGGTGCATGTGCAGATGCCGCCGCCACGCCATGAGCTGCTCTCGCAGCCCCGCCACCTTCTCCTGAATTGCGGTCATGGCCTTAGCCTAGCGCGCCTGGATGGCAAGCCAGCGGCCGTGAGACGAATAGCGTCTGCCATCCCGGACGAGCCGTGCGGTCCTGTTCGGAGGAAAGGCCTTGAAGGATAAGCAGAGGCACACCGGTGACGGAAGACCGGCAGGTCGGTAGGGTGAGGGCCTGGAGAGTGGACCCGCAGGAAGGCTGAATGGTTCCGTTTTCTCGGCTGCCAGAGCAGGGCGACCTGCCCCAGCGGACTGGAAGGCGCTGCTCTGGACTGTGGGACCAGACCTGAGCCTCATCCCCGCAACTTTTCTACTCCCCACCCCGTACTGGGCAGCATGAAAACGCGCACCCGTTCTAAAGGCAAACTGGGCCTGCTCCTGACCGCTGCTCCTGTCATCCTTGAACTGCTGGCCCTGGCCCGCAAGTCTGGGCGCAAAAGCAAGTACACCAAAGCGCGCAAGCGGGACCGCGCCCTCGACTTCGTGTTGAATCAGGCGCAGCGC is a genomic window of Deinococcus betulae containing:
- a CDS encoding HD domain-containing phosphohydrolase; translation: MLLNLCLLLTCTFLVSLTYREWPVSRSRNEHALRLLLAGMTTLLLVYYTESVGAFKLDLRYVPIALITLRYGFRAGAAVALPVVVWRLLESQSGGLVSLVNTLSVLGLSSLLRPTLDMTRLTMWDFWKVPIPFLGVGAALFVVPESRGLGLLAYPGMLLLHSVATLLVLGVLHTRLKLLQVTHDLRQQVLTDDLTRLGNRRRFEEELARLETGGHLVLLDLDDFRRLTDTHGPDESDRALRYVGQVLRDAAPDHSFRLGHDSFALLLDQPEAQVRAVVAHIQAQLAEPGAAPWAALTLSAGLATRLTREKPAELIHRADEALYLAKTNGGGRLVAVEHMPRRLPVSTLPDLRPRYSLWQAQRTTVELLSQRRPLTNADWQELLRLAVATLGDVSSGSLNIRQGDTFFIRAVQGYTPDLVGTPLSEVSQVSWYGQGPEAWRRGVPRVRRRQDIGQVWAEADARLGTEERQAFEELGTRKALKASLCLPVVLGGEVVAHLNLESTVAEDAFTQTAIQDAQVFAQQMAALLQLQERWHELEQLARLHGDLNLSADDQAVAAQLATTAHDLLRTTSTLLLRYDAAQDCLVPAAQAGPALGRPSTPALLRRGDGLSWQALDSGQIIRADRLADAPGAHLQPDGSTAGSAVMAVPLLSHDRQPLGALCLLRPAGRPFQATDEALAAMIASVGTRVMERGAHLSDLRATLEASLNMLGVALEARDLETQGHTQRVRALAQRMGEALALPEEELTALRHGATLHDIGKLSVPDTILLKPGRLTPEERRVMEQHAPLGAELVSRIPFLHPQAHGVVRWHHERWDGAGYPDRLAGTQIPLLARVFALCDVYDALTSVRPYKGAMTHEQALGIIMAGSGSQFDPELTVLFGKVVPAPEGAPGAGIPAA
- a CDS encoding M20 family metallopeptidase, yielding MTAIQEKVAGLREQLMAWRRHLHMHPEVGFQEHETSAYIEAELKQMPGLTVTRPTATSVLAVLKGGQPGRTVLLRADIDALPIHEENTFEFASTRPGVMHACGHDGHTAILLGVAKLLTEHPQDVPGEVRMIFQHAEEIGPGGAEELVMNTDLMSGVDVVTGLHLNSQLPAGVVAVKPGAFMAAPDMIELTIRGKGGHGAHPEETVDPIAVGAQVVTNLQHVVSRHVAAQDALVVSITRFASGTTHNVIPNTAELMGTVRTFDPALRERAPQLIERVIKGVCEAHGATYDLRYEFGYRPLINTDWVAAQLKDIALDVVGAEQFREARPTMGGEDFSAYLEKAPGAYFNVGSGSDEADSRWPHHHPRFTIDEASLEAGVRMLHAAALRLTGPDAQL